Proteins found in one Pyrus communis chromosome 15, drPyrComm1.1, whole genome shotgun sequence genomic segment:
- the LOC137717883 gene encoding ran-binding protein M homolog — MSTANSNNSTNHHHGDRDLSLWFLEQPRLASARGLTDEDEDSPTELNTINSSGGFIVVSPDKLSAKYTSVNLHGHDVGVVQANKPAPVKRLVYYFEIYVKDAGTKGQISIGFTSESFKMRRQPGWEANSCGYHGDDGLLYRGHGKGEAFGPTYTSGDIVGGGINYDSQEFFFTKNGAVVGTVPKDIKGPLFPTIAVHSQNEEVHVNFGQQPFAFDLKEFEAQERMKQQMSIEKISLPTNVSHQIVRSYLLHYGYEDTLNSFDMASKSTVPPVHIAQENGFDEQDILFALNERKALRQLIRNGEIDSALGKLREWYPQIVQDDKSATCFLLHCQKFIELVRVGALEEAVKYGRMELGKFFGLPLFEDLVQDCVALLAYERPRESSVGYLLEESQREVVADTVNAMILSTNPNLKDSSHGGLHSYLERLLRQLTACCLERRFLSGDQGEAFHLQRVLNSSKKARC; from the exons ATGAGCACCGCCAACTCCAATAACAGTACCAACCACCACCACGGCGACCGAGATCTCAGCTTGTGGTTCCTCGAGCAACCGCGGCTCGCCTCTGCTCGGGGGCTGACCGACGAGGACGAGGACTCCCCCACGGAGCTCAACACCATCAACAGCTCCGGCGGCTTCATCGTCGTGTCCCCTGATAAGCTCTCCGCCAAGTACACCAGCGTCAATCTTCACGGCCACGACGTCGGCGTAGTTCAGGCTAACAAGCCAGCTCCGGTCAAGCGGCTCGTCTACTACTTCGAGATTTATGTCAAGGATGCTGGGACCAAGGGCCAGATTTCCATTGGATTTACTtctgagagcttcaagatgcgGAGGCAGCCCGG ATGGGAGGCAAATAGTTGTGGCTATCATGGCGATGATGGACTACTTTATCGGGGACATGGAAAAGGAGAAGCGTTTGGCCCAACCTACACCTCTGGGGATATAGTTGGAGGTGGTATCAATTATGATTCACAGGAATTCTTTTTCAC TAAAAATGGTGCTGTGGTGGGAACAGTGCCCAAGGATATCAAGGGCCCCTTATTTCCTACCATTGCTGTACACAGCCAAAATGAGGA GGTACACGTTAACTTTGGACAGCAACCATTTGCGTTTGATCTTAAG GAATTTGAAGCGCAAGAGAGGATGAAACAACAAATGTCAATTGAAAAAATTTCTTTGCCGACTAATGTTAGTCATCA AATTGTTCGCTCCTACTTACTACATTATGGATATGAAGATACGCTCAATTCATTTGACATGGCTAGTAAAAGTACTGTTCCTCCAGTACATATAGCTCAAGAAAATGGTTTTGATGAGCAGGACATTCTGTTTGCACTAAATGAGAGAAAGGCTCTTAGACAG CTCATTAGGAATGGGGAGATCGACTCTGCCCTTGGTAAACTCCGTGAATGGTATCCCCAAATTGTTCAG GATGATAAATCTGCTACATGCTTTCTGCTCCACTGTCAAAAGTTTATTGAATTGGTTCGG GTCGGAGCACTGGAGGAGGCTGTCAAATATGGGAGGATGGAATTGGGAAAGTTCTTTGGCTTGCCGCTGTTTGAGGACCTAGTTCAG GACTGTGTTGCACTGCTGGCGTACGAAAGGCCACGGGAATCATCGGTTGGATATCTGCTTGAAGAGTCTCAGCGTGAAGTTGTAGCAGACACAGTTAATGCAATGATCCTGTCAACAAATCCCAACCTGAAAGATTCTTCGCACGGTGGCTTGCATTCATATCTGGAGAGGTTACTCAGGCAGCTTACTGCTTGCTGTTTAGAGAGAAGGTTTTTGAGTGGGGATCAAGGCGAAGCCTTCCATCTGCAGAGAGTACTTAACAGTAGTAAGAAAGCTAGGTGCTAG
- the LOC137717200 gene encoding V-type proton ATPase subunit G-like gives MDSVRGQGGIQMLLTAEQDAQQIVNNARNSKMARLRQAKEEADREVQLYRTKMEAEHQKKIADTSGSSGSNAKRLEEETDTKIKNLKESASKVQSDIVGMLIKYVTTVKI, from the exons ATGGATTCGGTTAGAGGACAAGGAGGCATCCAGATGTTGCTAACAGCTGAACAGGATGCTCAACAAATTGTGAACAATGCTAGAAACT CGAAGATGGCACGCTTGAGACAAGCTAAAGAAGAAGCTGATAGGGAAGTGCAACTCTATCGCACGAAGATGGAGGCTGAgcaccaaaagaaaattgcagAT ACAAGTGGGAGTTCAGGATCCAATGCGAAAAGGCTCGAAGAAGAAACTGATACGAAAATTAAGAACTTGAAGGAGTCAGCCTCAAAGGTCCAATCGGATATCGTTGGCATGCTTATTAAGTATGTCACAACAGTGAAAATTTGA